In Porites lutea chromosome 1, jaPorLute2.1, whole genome shotgun sequence, a single genomic region encodes these proteins:
- the LOC140937171 gene encoding peptidyl-prolyl cis-trans isomerase H-like — translation MAVKMANTGATNSSNPVVFFDITIGGQEVGRMKMELFADVVPKTAENMRQLCTGEYRKGGVPQGYKGATFHRVIKDFMIQGGDFVKGDGTGVSSIYNDVAFPDENFKLKHDVPGLLSMANSGPNSNGCQFFVTCAKCDFLDGKHVVFGKVVDGLLVMRKIENVPVGPNNRPSLPVVISQCGEM, via the exons atggcggtcaaaatggcgaacacgGGTGctacaaattcttcaaatccgGTCGTGTTTTTCGACATAACCATTGGTGGACAG GAAGTAGGCAGGATGAAGATGGAGCTTTTTGCAGATGTTGTGCCAAAAACAGCTGAAAATATGAG GCAACTGTGCACTGGTGAATACAG AAAAGGTGGAGTACCCCAAGGATATAAAGGAGCAACCTTTCATAG AGTAATTAAGGATTTCATGATTCAAGGTGGAGATTTTGTAAAG GGTGATGGCACAGGTGTTTCCAGCATATATAATGATGTGGCCTTTCCTGATGAAAACTTTAAACTAAAACATGATGTTCCAGGTCTTCTGTCTATG GCTAACAGTGGTCCAAATTCTAATGGCTGCCAG TTTTTCGTAACCTGTGCAAAGTGTGATTTTTTGGACGGAAAGCATGTAGTGTTTG GTAAAGTTGTCGATGGTCTTTTAGTCATGAGAAAAATTGAG AATGTTCCCGTTGGACCTAACAACAGACCTTCATTACCAGTTGTTATATCACAGTGCGGCGAGATGTGA